A portion of the Pyruvatibacter sp. genome contains these proteins:
- a CDS encoding AsmA family protein: MRTLLTFIIIIVILAGGAVFLAPMFISADLVKREVEAAVENATGRKLTIAGDVSISAWPALAANIGDVTFANAPGAAEPNMATMKQLRAKLAIMPLFSGTVQVDEFVLSEPVINLEVARNGKPNWQFEPAASPAGETPAPQDTGGPSDTGEAAGQGITPTEVSLAAMTIENGQISYRDTQSGAAYTFSDVDVTLALPSLDQQMTVDGVLTWNGERVNVDAAVERPRAVLDAGTTSATIAVSSNPLTLDYSGDVTFGSALATTGTVDLEVPSVRQLAAWTGSPMAEGGGFGPLSLTGQLASAGSRYTFSNATMALDGMNANGNLVVETSGARPKLSGTLAVDQIDTNVYSGEGDAGWSTEQIDFTGLKAVDANLDLSADEIIFGNIVIGASALDLELTNGRLEAALGRMSLYGGSGSGKLTLNGRQATPSLAANFNLSGLAVQPFLQAAAGFERLAGTGLFNIAVTTQGTSQAQMVNALNGTGNIDFRNGAIKGINLAQIIRTALTNPISGWSNASSADTDFSELNGSFIITNGVLANNDLKMLGPLLRLTGTGSTNIAAQTINYRLSPKLVASLEGQGGEADKSGLNIPVLVTGTWSNPKFAPDLAAVISNPTEVLKGVESLEKLQPKDIIRGLLGQQEPANDNAAPADEAAQEAAPEQKQPNPEELLRGLFGR; the protein is encoded by the coding sequence ATGCGCACCCTCCTGACCTTCATCATCATCATCGTGATCCTTGCAGGGGGTGCTGTTTTTCTGGCGCCTATGTTCATTTCCGCCGACCTTGTGAAGCGCGAGGTTGAGGCGGCGGTGGAAAACGCGACCGGGCGTAAACTCACGATCGCCGGGGATGTCTCGATCAGCGCGTGGCCCGCGCTTGCAGCCAATATTGGCGACGTGACCTTTGCCAATGCGCCGGGCGCTGCCGAGCCGAATATGGCCACCATGAAGCAACTGCGGGCAAAACTCGCGATTATGCCGCTGTTTTCCGGGACCGTGCAGGTGGATGAGTTTGTGCTGAGCGAGCCGGTCATCAATCTGGAAGTCGCCCGCAACGGCAAACCCAACTGGCAGTTTGAGCCTGCGGCGTCTCCCGCAGGTGAGACACCAGCCCCCCAGGATACCGGCGGGCCCAGCGACACCGGCGAGGCCGCAGGTCAGGGCATCACCCCCACCGAAGTGTCGCTGGCCGCCATGACTATTGAAAACGGCCAGATCAGCTATCGCGATACGCAATCCGGCGCGGCCTATACGTTCAGCGATGTGGACGTGACCCTGGCATTGCCCAGCCTCGACCAACAGATGACCGTGGATGGCGTGCTGACATGGAACGGTGAGCGGGTGAATGTGGACGCTGCGGTTGAGCGGCCACGCGCGGTGCTGGACGCGGGCACGACATCAGCCACGATTGCGGTCTCTTCAAATCCGCTGACACTTGATTATTCGGGCGACGTGACATTTGGCTCGGCCCTCGCCACAACGGGCACCGTGGACCTGGAAGTGCCGTCTGTGCGCCAACTTGCCGCCTGGACCGGCAGCCCGATGGCAGAAGGGGGCGGTTTTGGGCCGCTGTCACTCACCGGGCAGCTTGCCAGCGCCGGCAGCCGCTACACTTTCTCCAATGCCACCATGGCGCTTGATGGCATGAACGCCAACGGCAACCTGGTGGTGGAAACATCAGGTGCCCGGCCCAAACTTTCCGGCACGCTGGCGGTCGATCAGATTGATACCAATGTCTATAGCGGCGAAGGTGACGCCGGCTGGAGCACGGAACAGATTGATTTTACCGGCCTCAAGGCCGTGGATGCCAATCTTGATCTGTCTGCGGACGAAATCATTTTCGGCAATATCGTCATTGGCGCCAGTGCGCTTGATCTGGAACTGACCAACGGCCGGCTTGAAGCAGCGCTTGGCAGGATGTCGCTGTATGGGGGCAGCGGCAGCGGCAAGCTGACCCTGAACGGTCGCCAGGCCACACCCTCGCTGGCGGCTAATTTCAACCTGTCCGGCCTTGCCGTGCAGCCGTTCCTGCAGGCGGCAGCAGGCTTTGAGCGGCTGGCGGGTACAGGGCTTTTCAACATTGCCGTAACAACGCAGGGCACCTCGCAGGCCCAGATGGTGAACGCGCTCAACGGCACCGGCAACATTGATTTTCGTAACGGCGCCATCAAGGGCATCAACCTGGCGCAGATCATTCGCACGGCACTGACCAACCCGATTTCGGGATGGAGCAACGCATCATCTGCCGATACTGATTTCAGCGAGCTCAACGGCTCATTCATCATCACCAATGGCGTGCTGGCGAACAACGATCTCAAGATGCTGGGGCCGCTGCTGCGGCTGACTGGCACCGGCAGCACCAACATTGCGGCACAGACCATCAACTATCGGCTGTCGCCCAAGCTGGTGGCCTCCCTTGAAGGTCAGGGCGGCGAGGCCGACAAGAGCGGGCTCAACATTCCGGTGCTTGTGACCGGCACATGGTCGAACCCCAAGTTTGCGCCCGATCTGGCGGCGGTGATTTCCAACCCCACCGAGGTGCTGAAAGGCGTTGAAAGCCTTGAGAAGCTGCAGCCCAAGGACATTATCCGCGGGCTGTTGGGGCAGCAGGAGCCTGCAAACGATAATGCAGCACCCGCAGATGAAGCGGCGCAGGAGGCCGCCCCGGAGCAAAAGCAGCCCAACCCCGAAGAGCTTCTGCGCGGGCTGTTTGGCCGTTAA
- a CDS encoding ABC transporter ATP-binding protein: MTNLSTFDTARFVWDYWMRYPRLFAVCVLLVVGMAAMDTLLPVVAGRFIDIISGDNSNSNVWQMLAIVIGVSVLYFTLRYIMYRVWIVFAANVMRHLVADAFERVQRFSSEWHANAFAGATVRKISRGLWAYDTYSDTIIHALLTAVLTLIGLTVMLSVQWPVMGATVGGLIVVHLGVGYWLAANFVAPANKVHMAADSRISATMSDAITCNAVVKSFGAEAREDATFRAVVRDWAGKAQFAWIRNENAAMFQVAMQVLMMAALLGFSTYYWTQGTASPGDVVLALTTFFVIDSNLRHASFHIRNAQQAINELDDLVLFARQPMGVADTPGAPDFVPGTGRVEFERVRFAYANQPDPIYDDFSLTLQPGERVGLVGRSGAGKSTFVKLLQRLHDVDGGRIIIDGQDVARVGQASLRQAIALVPQDPVLFHRSLADNIAYARPDATREQIMEAARRAHADEFIQALPLGYDTEVGERGVKLSGGERQRIAIARAFLADAPLLVLDEATSSLDSQTECIIQDAIEELMCGRTTILIAHRLSTLRDVDRILVFRDGRIVEQGTHAQLLERPDGDFRQLLETQAAGLVF; encoded by the coding sequence ATGACCAATCTATCGACCTTCGACACCGCGCGCTTCGTGTGGGATTACTGGATGCGCTATCCGCGTCTGTTTGCCGTCTGCGTGCTGCTGGTGGTTGGCATGGCGGCAATGGACACATTGCTGCCGGTGGTGGCCGGGCGCTTCATTGACATTATTTCCGGCGATAATTCCAACAGCAATGTCTGGCAGATGCTCGCCATCGTCATTGGTGTTTCGGTGCTCTACTTCACCCTGCGTTACATCATGTATCGCGTGTGGATCGTGTTCGCGGCCAATGTCATGCGCCATCTTGTGGCGGATGCATTTGAGCGGGTGCAGCGGTTTTCCTCGGAGTGGCACGCCAACGCGTTTGCCGGTGCCACCGTGCGCAAGATCAGCCGCGGGTTGTGGGCCTATGACACCTATTCCGACACGATCATTCATGCGTTGCTGACGGCCGTGCTGACGCTGATCGGGCTGACCGTCATGCTGTCCGTGCAGTGGCCGGTGATGGGGGCAACGGTAGGCGGGTTGATCGTGGTGCATCTGGGTGTCGGCTACTGGCTGGCGGCCAACTTTGTGGCACCCGCCAACAAGGTGCACATGGCTGCCGACAGCCGGATCAGCGCCACCATGTCGGACGCCATCACCTGCAATGCCGTGGTCAAGAGCTTTGGCGCGGAAGCCCGCGAGGACGCGACATTCAGGGCGGTGGTGCGCGACTGGGCCGGAAAGGCGCAGTTTGCCTGGATACGAAATGAAAACGCAGCGATGTTTCAGGTCGCCATGCAGGTTTTGATGATGGCGGCTTTGCTGGGCTTTTCCACCTATTACTGGACCCAGGGCACAGCCTCGCCGGGTGACGTGGTGCTGGCGCTCACAACCTTTTTCGTGATCGACAGCAATTTGCGCCACGCATCCTTTCACATCCGCAACGCACAGCAGGCCATCAACGAGCTTGATGATCTGGTGTTGTTTGCCCGTCAGCCCATGGGCGTGGCCGACACACCCGGCGCGCCGGACTTTGTGCCTGGCACCGGCCGCGTTGAGTTTGAGCGCGTGCGCTTTGCGTATGCCAACCAGCCGGACCCGATCTATGACGATTTCTCGCTGACGTTGCAGCCCGGTGAGCGGGTGGGCCTTGTAGGCCGGTCGGGCGCGGGCAAGAGCACGTTCGTCAAGCTGCTGCAACGCCTGCATGATGTGGATGGCGGGCGCATCATCATTGATGGGCAGGATGTGGCGCGGGTGGGCCAGGCGTCTTTGCGGCAGGCCATTGCGCTGGTGCCGCAGGACCCGGTGCTGTTTCACCGCTCCCTGGCAGACAACATCGCCTATGCGCGGCCCGATGCCACCCGTGAGCAAATCATGGAGGCGGCAAGACGGGCGCACGCGGATGAGTTCATTCAGGCGCTTCCGCTGGGCTATGACACGGAAGTGGGCGAGCGCGGCGTCAAGCTGTCCGGCGGGGAGCGCCAGCGCATTGCGATCGCCCGCGCGTTTTTGGCTGATGCACCCCTGCTGGTGCTTGATGAAGCAACCTCCAGTCTTGACTCGCAAACCGAATGCATCATCCAGGACGCCATCGAGGAGCTCATGTGTGGCCGCACCACCATCCTGATCGCTCACCGCCTGTCCACCCTGCGTGATGTGGACCGGATACTGGTGTTCAGGGACGGACGCATTGTCGAGCAGGGCACTCACGCACAACTGCTTGAAAGGCCCGATGGCGATTTCAGGCAGTTGCTGGAAACGCAGGCGGCGGGGCTGGTCTTCTAG
- a CDS encoding sodium:solute symporter family protein, which yields MAFFVGLYLVLSIGIGIYAARRVHTSTDFILAGRSLPLYIVIATVFVTFFGSEAVLGIPATFMEEGMHGIVADPYGAGLCLIFVGLFFAARIYRMKLNTIGDFFRIRYSPSVELMVSIAICISYLGWIAAQIVALGIVLNIVSAGLISFEMGMVLGLVSVMAYTVFGGMMSVAIVSFIQMIAIIIGLIAIAWFVAGNVEGGSAAIVSHAAQNGKFEFWPALDLAAILAFFGAFITLALGSIPQQDVFQRVMSAKNENVAAHGSVYGGILYIAFCLIPIFIVYGALLIDPDLVALHSAEGGDTQRILPEFILAHTHVALQVLFFGALLSAIMSTAAGTLLAPSAIMAENILRPHFNLSDTQFLLLLRLCVVGFGLVVLGYAYLSAAAGLSIFEMVENAYLITLCGAFTPLAFGVYWKRATNAGALASIICGVGTWVVLEIVSWQVVAAGGDALLVPPQVAGLAAAIAGMIIGSLYFKSGRAMQTA from the coding sequence ATGGCGTTTTTTGTGGGGCTCTATCTGGTCCTTTCCATCGGCATCGGCATATATGCAGCGCGCCGTGTTCACACATCCACCGACTTCATCCTCGCGGGCCGTTCGCTGCCGCTCTACATCGTGATCGCCACCGTTTTTGTGACCTTCTTTGGCTCCGAAGCGGTGCTTGGTATTCCGGCAACCTTCATGGAAGAAGGTATGCACGGCATCGTCGCGGACCCGTATGGCGCGGGGCTTTGCCTCATTTTTGTGGGCCTGTTTTTCGCCGCCCGCATTTACCGCATGAAGCTCAATACCATCGGTGATTTCTTCCGCATACGGTATAGCCCGTCTGTGGAGCTGATGGTCTCAATCGCGATCTGTATCAGCTATCTGGGCTGGATTGCCGCCCAGATTGTGGCGCTGGGGATCGTGCTCAACATCGTGAGCGCCGGTCTCATCAGCTTTGAGATGGGTATGGTGCTGGGGCTGGTCAGCGTTATGGCCTACACGGTTTTTGGCGGCATGATGTCTGTGGCCATTGTGTCGTTCATTCAGATGATCGCCATCATTATCGGCCTTATCGCCATTGCCTGGTTCGTCGCAGGAAATGTCGAGGGGGGCTCGGCGGCCATCGTCAGCCACGCCGCGCAGAACGGGAAGTTCGAGTTCTGGCCTGCGCTCGACCTTGCTGCCATCCTCGCCTTCTTTGGCGCCTTCATCACGCTGGCGCTGGGGTCAATTCCGCAGCAGGACGTGTTCCAGCGGGTCATGTCCGCGAAGAACGAAAACGTCGCGGCGCATGGGTCCGTCTATGGTGGCATTTTGTACATCGCGTTCTGCCTGATACCGATCTTCATCGTTTATGGCGCGTTGCTGATCGACCCGGACCTGGTGGCACTGCATAGCGCTGAGGGCGGCGATACGCAGCGCATCCTGCCCGAGTTCATCCTCGCGCATACGCATGTTGCGCTGCAGGTTCTGTTTTTTGGTGCGCTGCTGTCCGCCATCATGTCCACGGCGGCGGGTACGCTGCTGGCACCATCCGCCATCATGGCGGAAAACATCCTGCGTCCGCACTTCAACCTCAGCGATACGCAGTTCTTGCTGTTGCTGCGTCTGTGCGTCGTGGGGTTCGGGCTGGTTGTACTGGGCTACGCCTATCTCAGTGCCGCCGCGGGCCTGTCGATTTTTGAAATGGTCGAGAATGCCTATCTGATAACGCTGTGTGGTGCGTTCACGCCGCTTGCGTTCGGAGTGTATTGGAAGCGCGCCACCAATGCCGGTGCGCTCGCGTCCATTATCTGCGGTGTCGGCACCTGGGTGGTTCTTGAAATCGTGAGCTGGCAGGTGGTGGCAGCAGGCGGGGACGCGTTGCTTGTGCCGCCGCAGGTGGCGGGCCTGGCAGCAGCGATCGCGGGCATGATCATCGGTTCTTTGTATTTCAAATCCGGACGGGCGATGCAGACCGCCTGA
- a CDS encoding formate/nitrite transporter family protein — protein sequence MSDKPDPEGRGETDDSVKLSDKERVQARKNLRSTSPVIFETIRQEGIEELERPLLSLWWSGVAAGLVMSLSLFSKGYLHHHLPDEAWRPLVSNFGYTVGFLLVILGRLQLFTENTIKPVLPLFITPTMWRLRTMVQLWVVVLVANLVGIFASVALADNAGIAMPHQIAAFLEVSHHLADRSALENIALGVPAGFLLATLVWGLADMKSGRVWLIIIVTYVIAVGEFSHVVAGSAEVFLLALHDKMSFSAAFGQFVFPTLLGNVLGGTGLFALIAYGQVRHEITEPDDGR from the coding sequence ATGAGTGACAAGCCAGACCCTGAAGGCCGTGGAGAAACTGACGACAGTGTGAAGCTGTCGGACAAGGAGCGCGTGCAGGCGCGCAAGAACCTGCGTTCCACCTCGCCAGTCATTTTCGAGACCATCCGGCAGGAAGGCATCGAGGAGCTTGAGCGCCCGCTGCTTTCGCTGTGGTGGTCGGGCGTGGCGGCCGGCCTTGTGATGTCGCTGTCACTGTTTTCCAAAGGCTATCTGCATCACCATCTGCCGGACGAGGCATGGCGGCCGCTGGTCAGCAATTTTGGCTACACCGTCGGCTTTTTGCTGGTCATTCTGGGGCGGCTGCAACTGTTCACCGAAAACACCATCAAGCCTGTGTTGCCCCTGTTCATAACACCTACCATGTGGCGGTTGCGCACCATGGTGCAGTTATGGGTGGTTGTGCTGGTCGCCAATCTCGTCGGCATTTTTGCGTCGGTCGCATTGGCCGACAATGCAGGCATCGCCATGCCGCACCAGATTGCAGCTTTTCTGGAAGTCTCCCATCACCTTGCCGATCGTTCCGCGCTGGAAAACATTGCGCTGGGTGTGCCTGCCGGGTTTTTGCTTGCCACACTGGTGTGGGGTCTGGCCGACATGAAGTCGGGTCGCGTGTGGCTGATCATCATCGTCACCTACGTCATTGCTGTTGGCGAGTTCAGCCATGTGGTGGCGGGGTCCGCGGAGGTGTTTTTGCTGGCACTCCATGACAAAATGAGCTTCAGCGCGGCATTCGGGCAGTTTGTGTTTCCCACTTTGCTGGGCAATGTGCTGGGCGGCACCGGCCTTTTTGCCCTCATTGCCTATGGTCAGGTGCGCCACGAAATCACCGAACCGGATGACGGGAGGTAG
- a CDS encoding acetoacetate--CoA ligase codes for MSHPDRILWQPNTANPSPMLRFAAAASVRWSRDLGAWPDLHAWSITHRDEFWRTVWDECGIVGEPGDVVLQNADAMPGARFFPDAKLNFAENLLAHARGDDDVALVFRSETGDAWRVTWGQLLHDVARAQQVFARMGLGPGDRVAAMLPNRPEAIVAMLAAAGMGAVFSSCSPDFGVKGVLDRFGQIEPKVLIGCAAYAYGGKVHDTCAKLARVAAGLPNLNGVLVVPYLGDEDVSAIDGAELWADALETEDADTPIFLPLPFNHPLYVLFSSGTTGAPKCIVHSAGGTVLQHAKEHRLHCGLTSDDTLFYFTTCGWMMWNWMVSGLQAGATLVLYDGSPFHPGADTLFDVVQRQRVTHFGTSAKFIDALRNESRRPRDTHDLTAMRMLLSTGSPLVPEGFDYVMDAIKPDVHLASIAGGTDIVSCFVLGNPMQPVRRGEIQGPGLGMAVEVWSDDGAPLVAEKGELVCTRPFASMPLGFWNDDDGARYAAAYFERFPNVWHHGDFAEQTIHGGFIIHGRSDATLNPGGIRIGTAEIYRQVEQLPEVAEALVIGQEWRGDTRVVLFVVLAPDVALDADLEARIKKQIREGASPRHVPARVVQVADIPRTKSGKITELAVRDVVHGREIKNAEALANPEALSLFRNLDALKT; via the coding sequence ATGTCTCATCCTGATCGCATTTTGTGGCAGCCGAACACAGCGAACCCAAGCCCCATGCTGCGCTTTGCAGCGGCAGCATCCGTGCGCTGGTCGCGCGACCTTGGCGCATGGCCGGATCTGCACGCATGGTCGATCACCCACCGCGACGAGTTTTGGCGCACCGTGTGGGACGAGTGCGGTATTGTTGGCGAGCCAGGTGATGTGGTTTTGCAAAACGCGGACGCCATGCCCGGCGCGCGGTTTTTTCCCGACGCCAAACTGAACTTCGCTGAAAACCTGCTTGCTCATGCGCGTGGCGACGATGATGTGGCGCTCGTGTTCCGCTCAGAAACCGGCGACGCGTGGCGCGTCACCTGGGGCCAGCTTCTGCATGATGTGGCCCGCGCGCAGCAGGTGTTCGCGCGTATGGGGCTTGGCCCCGGCGACCGGGTGGCGGCCATGCTGCCCAATAGGCCGGAGGCCATTGTGGCCATGCTGGCGGCGGCAGGCATGGGGGCTGTTTTCTCATCATGCTCGCCTGACTTTGGCGTCAAGGGCGTGCTCGACAGGTTCGGCCAGATCGAACCCAAGGTTCTGATCGGCTGCGCAGCCTATGCCTATGGCGGCAAAGTGCATGACACGTGCGCAAAGCTCGCCCGGGTTGCTGCCGGGTTGCCTAACCTCAATGGCGTGCTGGTGGTGCCCTATTTAGGGGACGAGGACGTGTCCGCCATTGACGGTGCGGAATTGTGGGCCGACGCGCTGGAAACCGAAGACGCTGACACACCTATCTTCCTGCCTTTGCCGTTCAATCATCCGCTGTATGTGTTGTTCTCATCCGGTACCACGGGCGCACCCAAATGCATTGTGCATTCGGCGGGCGGCACCGTGTTGCAGCACGCCAAGGAACACCGGCTGCATTGTGGCCTCACGAGCGACGATACGCTGTTCTATTTCACAACCTGTGGCTGGATGATGTGGAACTGGATGGTATCTGGCCTGCAGGCGGGCGCAACGCTGGTGCTGTATGACGGGTCGCCGTTCCACCCCGGAGCCGACACACTGTTTGACGTGGTGCAGCGCCAGCGCGTCACCCATTTTGGCACCTCGGCAAAGTTCATCGATGCCCTGCGCAACGAAAGCCGGCGCCCGCGTGACACCCATGACCTGACCGCCATGCGTATGCTGCTGTCCACCGGCTCACCGCTGGTGCCGGAAGGCTTTGACTATGTGATGGATGCCATCAAGCCGGATGTGCATCTGGCGTCGATTGCCGGGGGCACCGACATTGTGTCGTGTTTTGTGCTTGGCAACCCGATGCAGCCCGTGAGGCGCGGCGAAATACAGGGGCCGGGCCTTGGCATGGCGGTGGAAGTATGGAGCGACGACGGCGCACCGTTGGTGGCTGAAAAAGGCGAACTCGTCTGTACACGGCCTTTTGCGTCCATGCCCCTAGGTTTTTGGAATGATGACGATGGTGCGCGGTATGCTGCTGCGTATTTCGAGCGTTTCCCCAATGTCTGGCATCACGGTGACTTTGCCGAGCAAACAATCCATGGCGGTTTCATTATTCATGGCCGGTCCGATGCAACGCTCAACCCCGGCGGCATCCGCATCGGCACGGCGGAGATCTATCGGCAGGTCGAACAGTTGCCGGAGGTGGCCGAGGCGTTGGTGATTGGCCAGGAGTGGCGCGGCGATACCCGCGTCGTGTTGTTTGTTGTGCTGGCGCCGGATGTTGCCCTTGATGCTGACCTTGAAGCCCGCATCAAGAAACAGATCAGGGAAGGTGCAAGCCCCCGCCACGTGCCTGCCCGTGTTGTACAGGTGGCCGACATCCCGCGCACCAAATCGGGCAAAATCACCGAGCTTGCCGTTCGCGATGTGGTGCATGGCCGCGAGATCAAGAACGCGGAAGCGTTGGCAAACCCTGAGGCTCTGTCGCTTTTCCGTAATCTGGATGCCCTGAAAACCTGA
- a CDS encoding Fe(3+) ABC transporter substrate-binding protein, which produces MRFLVALSAALIAFPALAQAAGEVNIYSSRHYDTDERLYSDFEEATGITVNRIEDEANVLIERIKAEGANSPADILLTVDAGRLYQADQAGLFQPVESEVLEDRIPANLRHPDGHWFGFSTRARVIFYDKARVDPADIQTYASLADPKLKGLVCTRSSSNIYMLSLMAAIIEHVGEEQAKAWAEGVWANRARDPEGGDTDQLRAIASGQCAIAISNTYYFARALSSDVRDLANPDDTDRIGIVFPDQDGEGTHVNVSAGGVVANAPNRDNAVAFLEYLSSDAAQKYFADGNNEYPVVEGVEASSAVESLGAFEADDLPLIALGENQARAQAIYNEVGYQ; this is translated from the coding sequence ATGAGATTTCTTGTTGCCCTATCTGCGGCGCTGATCGCCTTTCCTGCACTGGCGCAGGCAGCAGGCGAAGTGAACATCTATTCGTCGCGCCATTACGACACTGACGAGCGGCTGTATTCGGACTTTGAAGAGGCCACCGGCATTACCGTCAACCGTATTGAGGACGAGGCGAATGTGCTGATCGAGCGCATCAAGGCAGAAGGCGCGAATTCGCCCGCAGATATTCTGCTGACTGTGGACGCGGGCCGTCTTTATCAGGCCGATCAGGCGGGCCTGTTCCAGCCGGTTGAGTCAGAGGTTCTTGAAGACCGCATTCCTGCAAACCTGCGCCACCCCGATGGTCACTGGTTTGGCTTTTCAACCCGCGCCCGCGTCATTTTTTATGACAAGGCCAGGGTCGATCCCGCTGACATTCAAACCTATGCAAGCCTCGCCGACCCCAAACTCAAGGGGCTGGTCTGCACCCGGTCTTCGTCCAACATCTACATGCTGTCGCTGATGGCGGCTATCATTGAGCATGTCGGAGAAGAACAGGCCAAAGCATGGGCTGAGGGCGTGTGGGCCAACCGCGCGCGCGACCCCGAAGGCGGCGACACCGACCAGTTGCGCGCCATCGCGTCGGGTCAGTGCGCGATTGCAATATCCAATACCTATTATTTTGCCCGCGCGCTGTCGTCCGACGTGCGTGACCTTGCCAACCCCGACGATACGGACCGGATCGGCATTGTTTTCCCGGATCAGGATGGCGAGGGCACCCATGTCAACGTGTCTGCCGGTGGCGTGGTGGCCAACGCCCCCAACCGGGACAACGCAGTTGCGTTTCTTGAGTACCTGTCAAGCGATGCCGCTCAGAAATATTTTGCGGACGGCAACAACGAATACCCGGTCGTAGAGGGTGTTGAAGCATCGTCGGCGGTTGAGTCACTGGGTGCGTTTGAGGCGGATGATCTGCCGCTCATCGCGCTGGGTGAAAACCAGGCCAGGGCGCAGGCCATCTATAACGAAGTCGGCTATCAGTAA
- a CDS encoding iron ABC transporter permease, translated as MTDTAPSLPSVREGLRRTRRLFSTGTAGRPLTFGALIVALVISLPALAVVATLFQPTTASVADLGQSMMAQLLTNSALLAGGTLAGVLVLGVSTAWLVTMCRFPGRDMFHWALILPLAVPAYVVAYAYTDFLHHPGPVQTLLRDLTGWGANDYWFPNIRSQGGAVFVFSFVLYPYVYLLARASFLEQSVSALEASRTLGQSAWGAFWTTALPLARPAIAAGAALALMETLADFGTVSHFGVRTFTTAIYQSWFALGDRVLAGQLSAALLGLVTLLILAERVSRAGAGYAQSRTQFQRLPDYPLTGPRAVVAFAVCALPVTLGFLLPLGILVHLNFVGGHSLFGSRYITLTLNTFTLAGIAAVLAVALAVLMAYAVRLSRSPLARLANRLTGLGYAVPGSVIAVGVLIPLATIDNTLDAWMRTTFGVSTGLILTGSIAGLVFAYLVRFMAVSINTVEASLAKVTPNMDAAARSLGRSKFATLAEVHTPLMRGSLLTAGLIVFVDVVKELPATLIMRPFNFDTLAIQAYRLASDERLAEASTASLMIVATGLLPVIVLSRTIMASRPGSPGKKSQAHKKGPATAGATGP; from the coding sequence ATGACTGACACCGCCCCATCCCTGCCGTCTGTCCGTGAAGGGCTGCGCCGGACCAGACGTCTGTTTTCAACAGGCACGGCCGGGCGGCCGCTCACTTTTGGCGCGCTGATTGTGGCGCTGGTGATTTCGCTGCCTGCGCTTGCCGTGGTGGCGACGCTGTTTCAGCCGACGACAGCGAGTGTCGCTGACCTTGGCCAATCAATGATGGCACAGTTGCTCACCAACTCGGCGCTGCTGGCAGGCGGCACGCTGGCGGGCGTTCTGGTACTGGGGGTATCAACCGCATGGCTTGTGACCATGTGCCGGTTTCCCGGCCGCGACATGTTTCATTGGGCGCTTATCCTGCCGCTCGCCGTGCCCGCCTATGTGGTGGCTTATGCCTACACGGACTTTCTGCATCATCCAGGCCCCGTGCAGACGCTGCTGCGTGACCTGACCGGGTGGGGGGCCAATGACTACTGGTTTCCCAACATCCGCTCGCAGGGCGGGGCGGTGTTTGTGTTTTCGTTTGTGCTGTACCCGTATGTGTATCTGCTGGCGCGCGCGTCTTTTCTGGAACAATCGGTCAGCGCGCTTGAGGCCAGCCGCACGCTGGGGCAATCGGCGTGGGGCGCATTCTGGACGACAGCACTTCCCCTCGCCCGCCCGGCCATTGCCGCGGGTGCCGCTCTGGCACTGATGGAAACGCTGGCGGACTTCGGCACCGTGTCGCATTTTGGCGTGCGCACCTTCACCACGGCCATTTATCAGTCATGGTTTGCGCTGGGCGACCGGGTGCTGGCGGGGCAGTTGTCCGCCGCGCTACTGGGGCTGGTGACGCTGCTCATTCTGGCCGAGCGGGTGAGCCGCGCCGGGGCCGGCTATGCCCAGTCGCGCACGCAGTTTCAACGGTTGCCGGATTATCCTCTGACAGGCCCGCGCGCAGTAGTCGCTTTTGCCGTCTGCGCATTGCCGGTGACGCTTGGCTTCTTGTTGCCGCTTGGCATTCTTGTGCATCTTAATTTTGTTGGCGGGCACAGTCTTTTTGGCAGCCGCTACATCACGCTGACGCTCAACACATTCACCCTGGCAGGCATTGCCGCCGTGCTGGCCGTCGCACTGGCCGTGTTGATGGCCTATGCCGTGCGCCTGTCACGCAGCCCGCTGGCGCGGCTGGCCAACAGGCTGACGGGGCTTGGATATGCCGTGCCCGGCTCGGTGATTGCGGTGGGCGTACTCATTCCGCTCGCCACCATCGACAACACGCTGGATGCATGGATGCGCACAACATTCGGTGTTTCGACCGGGCTTATTCTTACCGGCTCAATAGCGGGCCTCGTGTTTGCGTATCTGGTACGGTTCATGGCGGTGTCCATCAACACGGTGGAAGCGAGCCTTGCCAAAGTGACACCCAACATGGATGCCGCCGCGCGCTCGCTGGGGCGCTCAAAGTTCGCAACGCTGGCAGAAGTTCATACACCGCTGATGCGCGGCAGTCTGTTGACCGCAGGGCTGATTGTGTTTGTGGATGTGGTGAAGGAACTGCCGGCGACGCTCATCATGCGGCCGTTCAATTTTGATACGCTGGCCATACAGGCCTACAGGCTGGCAAGCGACGAGCGGCTGGCCGAAGCCTCGACCGCAAGCCTTATGATTGTGGCGACCGGACTGCTGCCGGTGATCGTGCTGTCACGCACCATCATGGCTTCGCGCCCCGGCTCTCCCGGCAAGAAGAGCCAGGCCCACAAAAAAGGCCCGGCTACCGCAGGGGCAACCGGGCCTTGA